The DNA sequence CAGACTACAGATGGAGGTTATGTTCTTACGGGATACACTGAATCAAAAGGAGCAGGAAGATATGATGCCTGGATACTTAAACTTGATGAAGAAGGGAACCTGTAGTAAAAATATTAATTTATTTTAAAGACGAGGATATTTTACGGTAGATGTTGAATGATTATCATTAAGCTAGAATGAAAGATAATATCCATATGTCTTTAATTCTTTTCGTATAATACCTATGCAAGAAAATATAAAATTAAGGGGAAGAGTAAGATGAAAATACTCCTGGTTTACCCTGAATACCCGGAGACCTTCTGGAGTTTTAAATATGCTTTAAAATTTATTTCTAAAAAGGCGAGTCTTCCTCCTTTGGGACTATTAACTGTAGCTGCCTTGCTTCCTAAAGACTGGGAGAAAAAACTAATAGATATGACGATAACAGCATTAATTGATAGAGACATCAAATGGGCTGATTATGTATTTATTAGTGCCATGTCTATTCAAAAGGAGTCGGTGAAGAAGGTTATTACTCAATGTAAGAGGTTGGGAGCTAAGATTGTTGCCGGCGGACCGTTCTTTACCTCCGGGTATGAAGACTTCGGGGATGATGTAGATCATTTTATACTTAATGAAGCTGAAATCACCCTGCCTCTATTTTTAGAAGATTTAGAACGAGGACACCCTAAACATATCTATACCTCAGATCAGTGGATCGATATAAAAAAGACCCCCATTCCGCTTTGGGAACTAGCCGATATATATAAATATGTCAATATGTGTATTCAATATTCTCGAGGGTGTCCCTTTAATTGTGATTTTTGTGATGTTACCTTCCTCTTTGGACATCAGATGAGATTAAAAACCAAAGACCAGATATTAGCAGAATTGGATAGCCTGTACTCACGGGGATGGAGAGGCGGAGTATTCATTGTTGATGATAATTTTATCGGGAATAAAAGAGAATTAAAAAATAAAGTACTACCGGCAATGATTCATTGGATGGAAGAACGAAAATATCCTTTCAACTTTACTACTCAGGCTTCTATAAATCTCTCCGATGATGAGGAACTTTTAAATTTGATGCTTAAGGCAGGGTTTGCTTCTGTATTTGTGGGTATCGAAACTCCTAATGAAGAAAGCCTGGCAGAATGCAACAAGTTACAAAATAAAAATCGCGATCTGATTGCTTGTATTAAAAAAATACAAAAGTTCGGTTTGATAGTTAACGGAGGATTCATTATGGGCTTTGATAATGATACGCCGCTAATTTTCGAGAAACTAATTGAATTTATCCAAAAAAGTGGTATTGTAAGTGCTATGGTCGGATTGTTAAATGCTCCTCGAGGCACCAAACTCTACCAGAGACTGGTAAAAGAGAATAGATTATTAAAAGAAGCCACAGGTGACAACACTGACCTTTCCATTAATTTTATTCCCAAAATGAATTATAAAGCACTTATTGCTGGTTATAAAAGAGTTCTCAATACCATTTATTCCCCTAAATGTTACTATGAACGTCTCCTGACGCTTTTAAAAAATATGAAACCTTTAAAAAAGAAAAGATATCAATTTCATCTTTGGTATATTACTGCTTTCCTAAAATCTGTCTGGCAGTTGGGTATCATAGGGAAGGAAAGATTTTATTATTGGAAAATCTTTTTCTGGACCTTGTTTCGTCGTCCGCAAC is a window from the Candidatus Atribacteria bacterium genome containing:
- a CDS encoding DUF4070 domain-containing protein, which codes for MKILLVYPEYPETFWSFKYALKFISKKASLPPLGLLTVAALLPKDWEKKLIDMTITALIDRDIKWADYVFISAMSIQKESVKKVITQCKRLGAKIVAGGPFFTSGYEDFGDDVDHFILNEAEITLPLFLEDLERGHPKHIYTSDQWIDIKKTPIPLWELADIYKYVNMCIQYSRGCPFNCDFCDVTFLFGHQMRLKTKDQILAELDSLYSRGWRGGVFIVDDNFIGNKRELKNKVLPAMIHWMEERKYPFNFTTQASINLSDDEELLNLMLKAGFASVFVGIETPNEESLAECNKLQNKNRDLIACIKKIQKFGLIVNGGFIMGFDNDTPLIFEKLIEFIQKSGIVSAMVGLLNAPRGTKLYQRLVKENRLLKEATGDNTDLSINFIPKMNYKALIAGYKRVLNTIYSPKCYYERLLTLLKNMKPLKKKRYQFHLWYITAFLKSVWQLGIIGKERFYYWKIFFWTLFRRPQLLPTAITYAVYGFHFRKIYKNY